A single region of the Streptomyces sp. NBC_01262 genome encodes:
- a CDS encoding Lrp/AsnC family transcriptional regulator, with the protein MEELDRHIVELLVADGRMSYTDLGKATGLSTSAVHQRVRRLEQRGVIRGYAAIVDPEAVGLSLTAFISVAPFDPSAPDDIADRLAEVPEIEACHSVAGEENYILKVRVSTPGELEHLLARIRTLAGVSTRTTVVLSTPYESRPPRI; encoded by the coding sequence GTGGAGGAGCTGGACCGGCACATCGTGGAACTTCTCGTCGCCGACGGGCGCATGAGCTACACCGACCTGGGCAAGGCCACCGGCCTGTCCACCTCGGCGGTGCATCAGCGCGTACGCCGCCTGGAACAGCGCGGGGTGATCCGCGGCTACGCCGCCATCGTCGACCCCGAAGCCGTCGGGCTGTCGCTGACGGCCTTCATCTCCGTCGCGCCCTTCGACCCCAGCGCCCCCGACGACATCGCCGACCGGCTCGCCGAGGTCCCCGAGATCGAGGCCTGCCACAGCGTCGCCGGCGAGGAGAACTACATCCTCAAGGTCCGCGTCTCCACCCCGGGCGAACTCGAACACCTGCTCGCCAGGATCCGCACCCTCGCCGGGGTCTCCACCCGTACAACCGTCGTCCTGTCGACCCCGTACGAGTCGCGCCCCCCGCGCATCTGA
- a CDS encoding amidohydrolase family protein, which yields MNRILLRDVGLPDRRADVAVSADGRVAAIGTLRPRPGDRVIEGHGGALLPGLADRHVHLMALAASLDSVDCGPPAVRTAGRLAAALRAPTGRGWIRGVGYHESVAGPLDRDSLDALVSGRPVRVQHRSGALWTVNSAGARLLGLDDPGPLLPAGVERDATGRATGRLWRLDGWLRERLGPAEVPDLAAVGRLYASYGVTALHDATPDLADDTAAELTRAAHDGRLPQHLTLLGAPGPGPQPYKLLPPDHDLWPYDEVLHRIRTARGSAGRPVAVHCVTREALILTLVALREAGPVPGDRIEHAAVVPPELHADMRELGVHVVTQPVFVAERGDTYLAEVDPADLPHLYPYASLLAAGIPVSASSDAPYGSPDPWAAVRAARDRRTPEGRVLAPAERVPAATALVGLLARPAVRPGDDADLCLLHVPWQAACRAPDAGLVRMTLRRGEGAYGEAPE from the coding sequence GTGAACCGGATCCTCCTGCGCGACGTCGGACTCCCGGACCGCCGCGCCGATGTGGCCGTCTCCGCCGACGGGCGCGTCGCGGCGATCGGCACCCTGCGTCCCCGCCCCGGCGACCGCGTCATCGAGGGGCACGGGGGCGCGCTGCTGCCCGGCCTGGCCGACCGGCACGTCCACCTGATGGCCCTGGCCGCGTCACTGGACTCGGTGGACTGCGGGCCGCCCGCCGTCCGCACGGCCGGCCGGCTCGCGGCGGCCCTGCGCGCGCCCACCGGCCGGGGGTGGATCCGGGGTGTCGGCTACCACGAGTCGGTGGCCGGCCCGCTGGACCGCGACAGCCTCGACGCCCTCGTTTCCGGCCGCCCGGTCCGCGTCCAGCACCGCAGCGGCGCCCTGTGGACGGTGAACAGCGCCGGCGCCCGCCTCCTCGGCCTCGACGACCCCGGCCCGCTGCTGCCCGCAGGCGTCGAGCGCGATGCCACCGGCCGCGCCACGGGCCGGCTCTGGCGCCTGGACGGCTGGCTGCGCGAGCGCCTCGGCCCCGCCGAGGTCCCCGACCTGGCGGCGGTGGGGCGGCTGTACGCCTCGTACGGCGTGACCGCCCTCCACGACGCCACCCCGGACCTGGCCGACGACACCGCGGCCGAGCTGACCCGGGCCGCCCACGACGGCCGCCTGCCGCAGCACCTCACGCTGCTCGGCGCCCCCGGCCCGGGGCCACAGCCGTACAAGCTGCTGCCGCCCGATCACGACCTGTGGCCCTACGACGAAGTGCTGCACCGCATCCGGACGGCCCGGGGGAGCGCCGGACGCCCCGTCGCCGTGCACTGCGTGACCCGCGAGGCGCTGATCCTGACGCTGGTCGCCCTGCGCGAGGCGGGCCCCGTCCCCGGCGACCGGATCGAGCACGCGGCCGTCGTACCCCCCGAACTCCACGCGGACATGCGGGAGCTGGGCGTCCATGTGGTCACCCAGCCGGTCTTCGTCGCCGAGCGCGGCGACACCTACCTCGCCGAGGTCGACCCCGCCGACCTGCCGCACCTCTACCCGTACGCCTCCCTGCTCGCCGCCGGCATCCCGGTCTCCGCCTCCAGCGACGCGCCCTACGGCAGCCCCGACCCCTGGGCCGCCGTACGGGCCGCCCGCGACCGGCGCACTCCCGAAGGCCGGGTGCTCGCGCCCGCCGAGCGGGTCCCGGCGGCGACCGCCCTGGTCGGGCTGCTCGCGCGCCCGGCCGTCCGGCCCGGCGACGACGCGGACCTGTGCCTGCTGCACGTGCCCTGGCAGGCGGCCTGCCGGGCCCCCGACGCGGGCCTGGTCCGCATGACACTGCGCCGGGGGGAGGGGGCGTACGGCGAAGCCCCTGAGTGA
- a CDS encoding enoyl-CoA hydratase/isomerase family protein: MITLEELADGAGTLELSPAGRPVEPLALVDLDGPGSPAAALAAAQAAATAQRVLIGVGKGPLDPVLAPVAEALAFALVPLAEEGGSRALVGVDDPVAAAGAVAAYANASPIAAATLAGLLRLTERLDVPDGLFAESTAYSMLLAGPEFAGWRARTPRRPADDGAGAAAGPEPVLLEREGPVLRIALNRPARHNAFSRGVRDGLVEALVLARLDPTVARVELSGNGPSFCSGGDLDEFGTTPDVTAAHLIRLRRSAGHAVHHCAERVRVRVHGACIGAGIEIPAFAGRVEARGDAYFQLPELRMGLVPGAGGTVSVTRRIGRWRTAYLVLSGERVDAATALRWGLVDACADL, from the coding sequence ATGATCACCCTCGAAGAGCTCGCCGACGGGGCCGGGACACTGGAGCTGTCCCCGGCGGGACGGCCCGTTGAGCCGCTGGCCCTCGTGGACCTGGACGGGCCCGGGAGCCCTGCCGCCGCCCTCGCCGCCGCACAGGCCGCCGCAACGGCGCAGCGCGTGCTGATCGGGGTCGGCAAGGGCCCGCTGGATCCCGTCCTGGCACCGGTCGCCGAAGCGCTGGCCTTCGCTCTTGTCCCTCTCGCCGAGGAGGGCGGCTCCCGTGCTCTGGTGGGCGTGGACGACCCGGTGGCGGCGGCCGGTGCCGTGGCGGCGTACGCGAACGCCTCGCCGATCGCGGCAGCGACGCTCGCCGGGCTGCTCCGGCTGACCGAGCGGCTCGACGTGCCGGACGGCCTGTTCGCGGAGTCGACGGCCTACTCGATGCTGCTGGCCGGTCCCGAGTTCGCCGGGTGGCGCGCCCGCACGCCCCGGCGCCCGGCGGATGACGGAGCCGGGGCCGCTGCCGGTCCGGAGCCGGTGCTGCTGGAGCGGGAGGGGCCGGTGCTGCGCATCGCCCTGAACCGCCCCGCCCGCCACAACGCCTTCAGCCGGGGGGTGCGCGACGGGCTGGTGGAGGCGCTGGTGCTGGCGCGCCTGGATCCGACGGTGGCGCGCGTCGAGCTGAGCGGGAACGGTCCGTCCTTCTGCAGCGGCGGCGACCTCGACGAGTTCGGGACCACGCCCGACGTGACCGCCGCGCATCTGATCCGGCTGCGGCGCAGCGCCGGGCACGCGGTGCACCACTGCGCGGAGCGCGTACGGGTCCGGGTGCACGGCGCCTGCATCGGCGCGGGCATCGAGATCCCGGCGTTCGCCGGCCGGGTGGAGGCCCGGGGCGACGCGTACTTCCAGCTCCCCGAGCTGCGCATGGGGCTCGTGCCCGGGGCCGGCGGGACGGTGAGCGTCACGCGGCGCATCGGGCGCTGGCGAACGGCGTATCTCGTGCTGAGCGGTGAACGGGTCGATGCGGCGACCGCGTTGCGATGGGGTCTGGTCGACGCCTGTGCCGATCTCTGA
- a CDS encoding CoA transferase produces the protein MPISDDPAARHAARLLTMLGEAVPDRLPGPAPGGGSALADWAASGAMALTGRPGGPPLAAPGAPASAVRGALAAFAVLSGARELPGAGLLGERAALMGLARRGPWSAGGSFRVLRTRDGWAGVTLARPDDLESVPALVEGAVVEGGEWTALAAWALGRSSAAVADRAQLLGIPAGAVPAAPGWAVDEQAEQRPGWLVSTPGGPRRHRRARPLVVDLTALWAGPLCASLLGLAGAEVIKVESPARPDGARSGAPAFYDLLHAGHASVALDLASPGGRDALLRLIGQADLVLESSRPRALRQLGIDAEEAVAAGTAWLSITAYGRTGPWAGRVGFGDDVAAAAGLVARDADVVMPCGDALADPLTGVHAAVAAAAALRRERACLLDVSMREVTALAALGPAEPHTVRRRSPGGWEVETADGVFPVLPPRARRAARPAAPLGADTAGTLARWGGP, from the coding sequence GTGCCGATCTCTGACGATCCGGCTGCGCGGCACGCGGCACGGCTGCTCACGATGCTGGGCGAGGCGGTCCCGGACCGGCTGCCCGGTCCGGCCCCGGGTGGTGGCAGTGCGCTGGCGGACTGGGCCGCGTCGGGGGCGATGGCGCTCACCGGACGGCCCGGCGGCCCTCCGCTGGCCGCGCCCGGGGCGCCGGCGAGCGCGGTGCGCGGTGCGCTGGCGGCGTTCGCGGTGCTGAGCGGCGCCCGCGAGCTGCCCGGCGCGGGGCTGCTGGGCGAGCGTGCGGCCCTGATGGGCCTGGCCCGGCGCGGGCCGTGGTCGGCGGGCGGCTCCTTCCGGGTGCTGCGCACGCGGGATGGCTGGGCGGGGGTGACGCTGGCCCGCCCGGACGACCTGGAGAGCGTCCCGGCGCTGGTGGAGGGCGCCGTCGTGGAGGGCGGGGAATGGACGGCCCTGGCCGCGTGGGCGCTCGGCCGGTCCTCCGCCGCGGTCGCCGACAGGGCGCAACTGCTCGGCATCCCGGCCGGCGCCGTGCCCGCCGCACCGGGCTGGGCCGTGGACGAGCAGGCCGAGCAGCGGCCGGGCTGGCTGGTGAGCACCCCAGGCGGGCCGCGCCGGCACCGCAGGGCACGCCCGCTCGTGGTGGATCTGACGGCGCTGTGGGCGGGCCCGCTGTGCGCTTCGCTGCTGGGCCTGGCCGGGGCCGAGGTGATCAAGGTCGAGAGCCCCGCCCGGCCCGACGGCGCCCGGTCCGGCGCGCCCGCCTTCTACGACCTGCTGCACGCCGGGCATGCCTCGGTGGCGCTCGATCTGGCCTCGCCCGGGGGCCGGGACGCGCTGCTGCGGCTCATCGGGCAGGCGGATCTCGTTCTGGAGTCCTCGCGTCCCCGGGCGCTTCGCCAGCTCGGCATCGACGCCGAGGAGGCCGTCGCGGCGGGCACCGCCTGGCTGAGCATCACCGCGTACGGCCGCACCGGCCCCTGGGCCGGCCGCGTGGGCTTCGGCGACGACGTCGCGGCCGCCGCGGGCCTGGTCGCACGGGACGCCGACGTCGTGATGCCGTGCGGCGACGCCCTGGCCGATCCCCTCACCGGGGTGCACGCCGCCGTGGCCGCCGCGGCGGCGCTGCGCCGCGAGCGGGCCTGTCTGCTGGACGTATCGATGCGCGAGGTCACCGCGCTGGCCGCGCTCGGCCCGGCCGAACCGCACACCGTACGGCGCCGGTCCCCGGGCGGCTGGGAGGTGGAGACGGCGGACGGCGTCTTCCCGGTACTCCCTCCCCGTGCCCGCCGGGCCGCGCGCCCTGCTGCCCCGCTCGGCGCCGACACCGCCGGCACGTTGGCCCGTTGGGGCGGGCCGTAG
- a CDS encoding acyl-CoA dehydrogenase family protein encodes MPHDGRPPVDRQLPSEEARDLLTLVRELVRREIRPKAAEEEDAGTFPRELFALIGEAGLLGLPYPPDLGGGGQPYEVYLQVLEELAAARLTVGLGVSVHTLACHAVAHFGSKEQQAEHLPAMLGGALLGAYCLSEPAAGSDAASLRTRAVREGAHEGGNWRIDGTKAWITHGGVADFYTVLARTGAEGPRGITAFLVPGDARGLAAAPPEKKMGMKGSPTAQVHFDGVTVPDDRRIGEEGQGFTIALSALDSGRLGIAACAIGLAQGALDEALEYTLARRQFGRPLVDFQGLRFMLADMATRIEAGRALYLAAARLRDAGLDFSRQAAMAKLFCTDAAMQVTTDAVQLLGGYGYTADFPVERYMREAKVLQIVEGTNQIQRLVIARHLAGPESTP; translated from the coding sequence ATGCCCCACGACGGCCGGCCACCGGTGGACCGACAGCTGCCCAGCGAGGAGGCCCGCGACCTGCTCACGCTCGTACGCGAGCTGGTCAGGCGGGAGATCAGGCCCAAGGCGGCCGAGGAGGAGGACGCGGGGACCTTCCCGCGCGAGCTCTTCGCCCTGATCGGCGAGGCCGGGCTGCTGGGCCTGCCCTATCCGCCGGACCTCGGCGGCGGGGGACAGCCCTACGAGGTCTACCTCCAGGTCCTGGAAGAACTCGCCGCCGCCCGGCTCACCGTCGGGCTCGGCGTCAGCGTCCACACCCTCGCCTGCCACGCCGTGGCCCACTTCGGGAGCAAGGAGCAGCAGGCCGAGCACCTGCCCGCGATGCTCGGCGGCGCCCTGCTGGGCGCGTACTGCCTCTCCGAGCCCGCCGCCGGCTCCGACGCCGCCTCCCTGCGCACCCGGGCCGTCCGTGAGGGCGCCCACGAGGGCGGGAACTGGCGCATCGACGGCACAAAGGCGTGGATCACCCACGGCGGTGTCGCCGACTTCTACACCGTGCTCGCCCGCACCGGCGCCGAAGGGCCACGCGGCATCACCGCGTTCCTCGTCCCCGGGGACGCGCGGGGACTTGCCGCCGCACCGCCCGAGAAGAAGATGGGCATGAAGGGCTCGCCCACCGCCCAGGTCCACTTCGACGGCGTCACCGTCCCCGACGACCGCCGTATCGGGGAGGAGGGCCAGGGCTTCACCATCGCCCTGTCCGCCCTCGACTCCGGCCGGCTCGGCATCGCCGCCTGCGCCATCGGCCTCGCCCAGGGCGCCCTCGACGAGGCGCTCGAATACACCCTCGCCCGGCGGCAGTTCGGCCGCCCGCTGGTGGACTTCCAGGGCCTGCGCTTCATGCTCGCCGACATGGCCACCAGGATCGAGGCCGGGCGCGCCCTCTACCTCGCAGCCGCCCGGCTGCGCGACGCGGGTCTGGACTTCTCCCGCCAGGCCGCCATGGCCAAGCTCTTCTGCACCGACGCCGCCATGCAGGTGACCACCGACGCCGTGCAACTCCTCGGCGGATACGGCTACACGGCCGACTTCCCCGTCGAGCGGTACATGCGCGAGGCCAAGGTGCTGCAGATCGTCGAGGGCACCAACCAGATCCAGCGGCTGGTGATCGCCCGCCACCTGGCAGGGCCCGAGAGCACGCCGTAG
- a CDS encoding roadblock/LC7 domain-containing protein, which produces MTTVEPEVLAELRSLRARVPHLTGGLVASTDGLVIAHDTSGIEPDGVAALTAAALGVGTRLTDATGQGGFRELMARGDRGYVATYAAGRTATLTVVAGPDTNVGRLHLEARRSSGRIGDLVDAAPDQQERK; this is translated from the coding sequence ATGACCACCGTGGAGCCCGAGGTGCTCGCCGAGCTCCGCAGCCTGCGCGCCAGAGTGCCGCATCTCACCGGCGGCCTCGTGGCCAGCACCGACGGGTTGGTGATCGCCCATGACACCAGCGGCATCGAACCGGACGGCGTCGCGGCGCTCACCGCCGCGGCGCTGGGCGTGGGTACCCGGCTCACCGACGCCACCGGCCAGGGCGGTTTCCGCGAGCTGATGGCCCGCGGCGACCGCGGCTACGTGGCGACGTACGCGGCCGGCCGGACCGCCACCCTGACCGTCGTGGCGGGCCCCGACACAAACGTGGGCCGCCTCCATCTGGAGGCCCGACGATCCAGCGGGCGCATCGGAGACCTGGTCGACGCCGCGCCCGACCAACAGGAGCGGAAATGA
- a CDS encoding transcriptional regulator, whose protein sequence is MTASRFDTALVELADDHATGALYGRSGVVYLCDGVVVHVESPSAPDLGVRLIACGRLDPEVWRRAVAEAGRDRRVGGFLVEHGCLTRGELELCHLGAVFDAGYFTLLPGSRPTRFLSGASHWLGPVRPVRAEVLRREAGRRRALLDRVWPWPASDEEPVVRRPGGDAHGGHGTGPTRSQRDVLELADGSRTPAQIAWLLGRSAFTTVLDVRRLAAAGLIETPRQRTAVPTAQRSAQDRLPQTTAPDISLLIRLRDALEAL, encoded by the coding sequence ATGACGGCCAGCCGCTTCGACACGGCCCTGGTGGAGCTCGCCGACGACCATGCCACCGGCGCCCTGTACGGCCGGTCGGGCGTGGTCTACCTCTGCGACGGTGTCGTGGTCCATGTCGAGAGCCCCTCGGCGCCCGATCTCGGCGTCCGGCTCATCGCCTGCGGACGGCTGGACCCCGAGGTGTGGCGCCGGGCCGTCGCCGAGGCCGGCCGCGACCGGCGGGTGGGCGGGTTCCTCGTCGAGCACGGCTGTCTGACCCGCGGTGAGCTCGAACTGTGCCATCTGGGAGCGGTGTTCGACGCCGGCTACTTCACCCTGCTCCCGGGGTCCCGGCCGACCCGCTTCCTCAGCGGCGCCTCCCACTGGCTCGGCCCCGTCAGACCGGTGCGGGCCGAGGTCCTGCGGCGCGAGGCCGGCCGCAGGCGGGCGCTGCTCGACCGGGTCTGGCCGTGGCCCGCCTCCGACGAGGAGCCCGTGGTTCGCCGCCCGGGCGGCGACGCGCACGGCGGGCACGGCACCGGCCCGACCCGCAGCCAGCGCGACGTACTGGAACTGGCCGACGGCTCGCGGACCCCGGCCCAGATCGCCTGGCTGCTCGGCCGCTCGGCCTTCACCACCGTGCTCGACGTACGCCGCCTGGCCGCGGCCGGTCTCATCGAGACGCCGCGGCAGCGCACCGCCGTACCGACCGCCCAGCGGTCCGCGCAGGACCGGCTGCCGCAGACCACGGCCCCCGACATCTCCCTGCTGATCCGGCTCCGCGACGCACTGGAGGCACTGTGA
- a CDS encoding putative bifunctional diguanylate cyclase/phosphodiesterase, whose product MRAGQADDGADGLRRFAAIWSRAIYPATATSMTRAEFEEYLVPLAQDLSDALRARPFDPRPAVGVGAALVAAHCTDPEALPRILGVIDAYLLLYCPPQNTVPADEARARCARLQHWTAAGFASALRERTLFEQEAISRAALAARTEAEQALYESEARFRAVFEGASIGIGIADMDGNILEVNDALTQMFGGSEQTVRSRNVNEWVHPDDGPGTWEMQDQVARGELDHYSIEKPYLRPDGTVLWTNLTVSLLRDSAGAPQYMLALMEDITEQRLMRERLRYEATHDALTGLANRTLFFERLEEALDPADGSGSGAARLGLCYLDLDGFKDVNDSLGHATGDLLLVAVAERLQACVTSPGQLVARIGGDEFVALIVDPADRSEVAALAELIHTALADPISVDGRDLSVRCSIGIVEGPAGALGPAEVLRSADITMYRAKAAGGNRSALADPDADARAITRHGLTNRLPTALERGEFFVEYQPLVRLSDGSVRGAEALVRWHHPVHGRLGPDHFIPLAESTGLIVPLGRWVLAQAAQQAHDWQLLHADGPPLRVNVNLSPSQLHHPALVRETVAALAEAGLEPSAICLEITESALIGADEELLRPLRQFAELGMDIALDDFGTGYSNLASLRQLPITTLKLDRSFTLGMQHQPVDPVDVKIVDGIVQLAHTLGLSVTVEGVETGLQAEHLRVLGCDTAQGWYYARPGPPDRLHALSLVDAGSA is encoded by the coding sequence GTGAGAGCCGGACAGGCCGACGACGGAGCCGACGGCCTCCGCCGCTTCGCGGCCATCTGGAGCCGCGCGATCTACCCGGCCACCGCCACCTCGATGACCCGCGCGGAATTCGAGGAGTACCTGGTCCCGCTGGCCCAGGACCTCAGCGACGCGCTGCGGGCCCGCCCCTTCGACCCCCGGCCCGCCGTCGGCGTCGGAGCCGCGCTGGTCGCCGCGCACTGCACCGACCCCGAGGCGCTGCCCCGCATCCTCGGCGTCATCGACGCGTACCTGCTGCTCTACTGCCCGCCGCAGAACACCGTCCCCGCCGACGAGGCCCGCGCCCGCTGCGCCCGCCTCCAGCACTGGACGGCCGCCGGCTTCGCGAGCGCCCTGCGCGAGCGCACCCTGTTCGAGCAGGAGGCCATCTCCCGCGCGGCCCTGGCCGCCCGCACCGAGGCCGAGCAGGCGCTGTACGAGAGCGAGGCCCGCTTCCGGGCGGTCTTCGAGGGAGCCTCGATCGGCATCGGCATCGCCGACATGGACGGCAACATACTGGAGGTCAACGACGCCCTCACCCAGATGTTCGGCGGGTCCGAGCAGACCGTACGCAGCCGCAACGTCAACGAATGGGTCCACCCCGACGACGGCCCCGGCACCTGGGAAATGCAGGACCAGGTCGCCCGCGGCGAACTCGACCACTACAGCATCGAGAAGCCCTATCTGCGCCCCGACGGCACGGTGCTGTGGACCAACCTCACGGTCTCGCTGCTGCGCGACTCCGCCGGCGCCCCGCAGTACATGCTCGCCCTGATGGAGGACATCACCGAGCAGCGCCTCATGCGCGAACGGCTGCGCTACGAGGCCACCCACGACGCCCTCACCGGCCTCGCCAACCGCACCCTGTTCTTCGAGCGCCTGGAAGAGGCCCTCGACCCCGCCGACGGAAGCGGCTCCGGCGCCGCCCGGCTCGGCCTGTGCTATCTCGACCTCGACGGCTTCAAGGACGTCAACGACAGCCTCGGCCACGCCACCGGCGACCTGCTGCTGGTGGCCGTCGCGGAACGGCTCCAGGCCTGCGTCACCTCGCCCGGACAACTGGTGGCCCGGATCGGCGGCGACGAGTTCGTCGCGCTGATCGTCGACCCCGCGGACCGCTCCGAGGTCGCCGCCCTGGCCGAGCTGATCCACACCGCGCTCGCCGATCCGATCAGCGTCGACGGCCGCGATCTGTCCGTACGCTGCAGCATCGGCATCGTCGAGGGCCCGGCCGGCGCGCTCGGCCCGGCCGAGGTGCTGCGCAGCGCCGACATCACCATGTACCGCGCCAAGGCCGCCGGCGGAAACCGCTCCGCGCTGGCCGACCCGGACGCCGACGCCCGCGCCATCACCCGGCACGGGCTCACCAACCGGCTGCCGACCGCCCTGGAGCGCGGCGAGTTCTTCGTCGAGTACCAGCCCCTGGTCCGGCTCTCCGACGGCAGCGTACGAGGCGCCGAGGCGCTGGTGCGATGGCACCACCCGGTGCACGGCAGGCTCGGCCCGGACCACTTCATCCCGCTGGCCGAGAGCACCGGCCTGATCGTGCCGCTGGGCCGCTGGGTGCTGGCCCAGGCCGCCCAGCAGGCCCACGACTGGCAGCTCCTGCACGCCGACGGCCCCCCGCTGCGGGTCAACGTCAACCTCTCGCCCTCCCAGCTGCACCATCCGGCCCTGGTCCGCGAGACCGTGGCTGCGCTGGCCGAGGCCGGGCTCGAACCCTCCGCCATCTGCCTGGAGATCACCGAGAGCGCCCTGATCGGCGCCGACGAGGAACTGCTGCGCCCGCTGCGGCAGTTCGCCGAACTCGGCATGGACATAGCGCTGGACGACTTCGGCACCGGCTACTCCAACCTCGCCTCGCTGCGCCAACTCCCCATCACCACCCTGAAGCTGGACCGCTCCTTCACCCTCGGTATGCAGCACCAGCCGGTCGACCCCGTCGACGTCAAGATCGTCGACGGCATCGTCCAGCTCGCCCACACCCTCGGCCTGTCCGTCACCGTCGAGGGCGTCGAGACCGGGCTCCAGGCCGAGCATCTGCGCGTCCTTGGCTGCGACACCGCCCAGGGCTGGTACTACGCCCGCCCCGGCCCGCCCGACCGGCTGCACGCGCTCTCGCTGGTCGACGCGGGCAGCGCCTGA
- a CDS encoding SAM-dependent methyltransferase, with translation MERPAWAPQGIDISVPSVSRIYDYYLGGSHNFEVDREAGRQAIEVFPGLPKIMQANRAFMRRAVRYAVDQGVTQFLDIGSGIPTFGNVHEVAQAASPGAHVVYVDHDPVAVAHSRAVLDGNDSAEILAADLRKPRDILGSEPVGRLLDLGRPVALLLIAVLHFLEEADEPRKAVAELRDALAPGSLLILTHASVDGGPRRPEQGDRVEGVYRNIGSPLIMRSRAEVERFFDGFEMVDPGLGPMPLWRPDPADGGDAEADPVIYTGFAGVGRKA, from the coding sequence GTGGAGCGTCCCGCCTGGGCCCCGCAAGGCATCGACATCTCGGTGCCGAGCGTGTCCCGCATCTACGACTACTACCTGGGCGGTTCGCACAACTTCGAGGTCGACCGCGAGGCGGGGCGGCAGGCGATCGAGGTCTTTCCGGGACTGCCGAAAATCATGCAGGCCAACCGGGCGTTCATGCGGCGCGCCGTCAGATACGCGGTGGACCAGGGCGTAACCCAGTTCCTCGACATCGGCTCCGGCATTCCCACCTTCGGCAATGTCCACGAGGTCGCGCAGGCCGCCAGCCCCGGTGCCCATGTCGTCTACGTCGACCACGACCCGGTCGCCGTCGCGCACAGCCGGGCGGTCCTCGATGGCAACGACAGCGCCGAGATCCTCGCCGCCGATCTGCGCAAGCCCCGCGACATCCTCGGCAGCGAGCCGGTGGGCCGCCTGCTCGACCTCGGCCGGCCGGTGGCCCTGCTGCTCATCGCCGTACTGCACTTCCTGGAGGAGGCCGACGAGCCGCGCAAGGCCGTCGCCGAACTGCGCGACGCGCTGGCCCCCGGCAGCCTGCTGATCCTCACCCACGCCTCCGTGGACGGCGGCCCCCGCAGGCCCGAGCAGGGCGACCGGGTGGAAGGCGTCTACCGCAACATCGGCTCACCGCTGATCATGCGCTCGCGGGCCGAGGTGGAACGGTTCTTCGACGGCTTCGAGATGGTCGACCCGGGACTGGGCCCGATGCCGCTGTGGCGCCCGGACCCCGCGGACGGCGGCGACGCGGAAGCCGATCCCGTCATCTACACGGGCTTCGCGGGCGTCGGGCGCAAGGCGTGA
- a CDS encoding transglycosylase family protein, whose translation MPAKGKHRRVRSSRLTRFGVAAGTTGAAIALPMVGATGAHAASVSTWDKVAACESTNNWSINTGNGFYGGLQFTQSTWAEFGGLKYAARADLATKAQQIAIAEKVLAVQGPGAWPVCGPKAGLTKAMADTSGSAAAATTTTTAKSTPKATTKSSSSAASSAKTTGATYKVVSGDTLAGIADDQNVTGGWQKLYAANKTVIGDNPNLIYPNQVLTLGQKAAAQKKAASSAAKSSTSTTSTTKSSTSTQSTSSGYTRPVDGAVLGTAYHTAGSMWASGYHTGQDFVVGTGTKVKAVANGTVVSAGWGGAYGNQVVIKLADGKYAQYAHLSVISVSAGQSVSVGQQLGLSGATGNVTGPHLHFEIRTTPNYGSDIDPLAYLRAHGVSI comes from the coding sequence ATGCCCGCAAAGGGAAAGCACCGTCGCGTCCGTTCAAGCCGTCTCACCCGATTCGGCGTCGCCGCCGGCACGACCGGTGCGGCAATAGCGCTGCCGATGGTCGGCGCCACCGGCGCCCACGCGGCCTCCGTGAGCACCTGGGACAAGGTCGCCGCGTGCGAGAGCACCAATAACTGGAGCATCAACACGGGCAACGGCTTCTACGGCGGCCTGCAGTTCACGCAGAGCACCTGGGCCGAGTTCGGCGGCCTTAAGTACGCGGCGCGCGCCGACCTCGCCACGAAGGCCCAGCAGATCGCCATCGCCGAGAAGGTCCTCGCCGTCCAGGGCCCGGGCGCCTGGCCCGTGTGCGGCCCCAAGGCCGGTCTGACCAAGGCCATGGCCGACACGTCGGGCTCCGCGGCCGCCGCCACGACGACCACCACCGCGAAGAGCACGCCGAAGGCCACTACCAAGTCCTCGTCGTCCGCGGCCTCTTCCGCCAAGACCACGGGTGCGACCTACAAGGTGGTCAGCGGTGACACCCTCGCCGGGATCGCCGACGACCAGAACGTCACCGGTGGCTGGCAGAAGCTGTACGCCGCCAACAAGACCGTCATCGGCGACAACCCGAACCTGATCTACCCGAACCAGGTGCTGACCCTCGGTCAGAAGGCCGCGGCGCAGAAGAAGGCGGCCTCCTCGGCCGCCAAGTCCTCCACCTCGACCACCTCGACCACGAAGTCCTCCACCTCCACCCAGAGCACCTCCTCCGGCTACACCCGCCCGGTCGACGGCGCCGTCCTGGGCACCGCATACCACACCGCCGGTTCCATGTGGGCCAGCGGCTACCACACCGGCCAGGACTTCGTCGTGGGCACCGGCACCAAGGTCAAGGCCGTCGCCAACGGCACCGTCGTCTCCGCCGGCTGGGGCGGCGCGTACGGCAACCAGGTCGTCATCAAGCTCGCCGACGGCAAGTACGCGCAGTACGCGCACCTGTCCGTGATCTCGGTCTCGGCCGGCCAGAGCGTGTCCGTGGGCCAGCAGCTCGGCCTGTCGGGCGCGACCGGCAATGTCACCGGCCCGCACCTGCACTTCGAGATCCGCACCACCCCGAACTACGGCTCGGACATCGACCCGCTGGCGTACCTGCGCGCCCACGGCGTCAGCATCTGA